A portion of the Deinococcus peraridilitoris DSM 19664 genome contains these proteins:
- a CDS encoding DUF418 domain-containing protein produces MTVPITRSERSLLPDILRGLAIGGILLVNLQNFAGYVPWLQSGPDRSAQAFIDFFFNGKFVSTFAMLFGAGMALSVARSGSARQVRRLLALLLIGVLHGVLVWVGDILANYALVAFVLLALLRAPTALLAAVIPALLGFTALSVSLLALVSGHESADISSAGVHAAYQQGSYLEVLSFRAPQFLGELPGIVMFYGPWLLGLFLIGVLIARSGVLQRPQEFRGPLWLTVTLGLVLGVPLNLAFTALAAQDSVSAQFWATLLRFAGGLAFALLYGALLALLVGAGRGRWLRPLASVGQLALSNYLLASLVCTFVFNGYGLGLYGRWGALNSLLFALVLFVVQVLLSRWYLQYFSRGPAEWLLRRLTYGRERP; encoded by the coding sequence ATGACGGTGCCCATCACCCGAAGCGAGCGCTCGCTTCTTCCGGACATTCTGCGGGGCCTGGCGATCGGGGGCATTCTGCTGGTGAACCTGCAGAACTTTGCCGGCTACGTGCCGTGGCTGCAAAGCGGGCCCGACCGCAGCGCGCAGGCGTTCATCGACTTTTTCTTCAACGGCAAGTTCGTGTCCACCTTCGCGATGCTGTTCGGCGCGGGCATGGCACTCTCCGTCGCACGGTCGGGCAGCGCGCGGCAGGTACGGCGACTGCTGGCCCTGCTGCTGATCGGGGTGCTGCACGGGGTACTGGTGTGGGTAGGTGACATTCTGGCCAACTACGCGCTGGTCGCTTTTGTGCTGCTGGCGCTGCTGCGCGCGCCCACTGCCCTGCTGGCCGCCGTGATTCCGGCCCTGCTGGGCTTTACCGCCCTCAGCGTCAGCCTGCTTGCACTGGTTTCCGGCCACGAAAGCGCGGACATCAGCAGCGCGGGCGTACACGCGGCCTATCAGCAAGGCAGCTACCTTGAGGTCCTTTCCTTTCGCGCGCCGCAGTTTCTGGGAGAGTTGCCGGGCATCGTGATGTTTTATGGCCCGTGGCTGCTGGGCCTGTTTCTGATCGGGGTGCTGATCGCGCGCAGCGGGGTGCTGCAGCGCCCGCAGGAATTTCGTGGGCCCCTGTGGCTCACCGTGACGCTGGGCCTGGTGCTGGGCGTGCCGCTCAACCTGGCCTTCACGGCGCTGGCCGCGCAGGACAGCGTCTCAGCACAGTTCTGGGCCACCTTGCTGCGCTTTGCAGGCGGTCTGGCCTTCGCGCTGCTCTACGGCGCGCTCCTGGCCCTGCTGGTCGGGGCGGGCCGCGGTCGCTGGCTGCGACCCCTGGCAAGCGTGGGGCAACTCGCCCTCAGCAATTACCTGCTGGCATCACTGGTCTGCACCTTCGTGTTCAACGGCTACGGCCTGGGACTTTACGGACGGTGGGGCGCCCTGAACAGCCTGCTCTTCGCGCTGGTGCTGTTCGTCGTGCAGGTGCTGCTGAGCCGTTGGTACCTGCAGTACTTTTCGCGCGGACCGGCCGAATGGCTGCTGCGGCGTCTCACTTATGGCCGCGAGCGGCCATAA